A DNA window from Ictalurus furcatus strain D&B chromosome 22, Billie_1.0, whole genome shotgun sequence contains the following coding sequences:
- the LOC128599157 gene encoding H-2 class I histocompatibility antigen, Q9 alpha chain isoform X2, whose product MLKLLLFLTFSAHLSSADTHTLQYLNTAVTPGVNFTAVGLVDGEQFVYYNINMMRISEWMKKAAADDTDYEQKETQHVKDQQDSLQNIVTTVMKIFNQPKGVHILQRIYGCERDDDGTTRGYNEYGYDGEDFISLNLKTGTWTAAKDEAEIFIKEWDPTGDKAKKSKQFLKTDCIDRIQKVLNYGKETLERKDPPTVSVFQNHSSSPEVVCHATGFFPKTVMITWQKDGEDVHEGVDLRDTLPNQDGSFQKRSVLTVSAEDLQKHTYTCVIQHSSLEKEIVLPVSERRILNPGGGSDGGSDGGSGGGSGGGSDGGSGGGSGGAPIGIIVGVVVALVAVVAGFVVWKKKKNSDSTPVPVSDSEIHLK is encoded by the exons acacacacactctgcagtaCCTCAACACTGCAGTCACACCAGGAGTAAATTTCACTGCTGTTGGTCTGGTGGATGGAGAGCAGTTTGTGTACTACAACATCAACATGATGAGGATCTCAGAGTGGATGAAGAAGGCAGCAGCTGATGATACAGATTACGAGCAGAAAGAGACACAGCATGTGAAGGATCAACAGGACTCACTCCAAAACATTGTGACTACAGTAATGAAGATCTTTAATCAACCTAAAG gagttcATATACTACAGAGGATATACGGCTGTGAGCGTGATGATGACGGCACCACTAGAGGATACAATGAGTACGGTTATGATGGAGAAGATTTCATCAGTCTGAATCTGAAAACTGGAACCTGGACTGCAGCTAAAGATGAAGCAGAGATCTTCATAAAAGAGTGGGATCCTACAGGAGATAAAGCTAAAAAGTCGAAGCAGTTCCTGAAGACTGACTGTATTGATCGGATACAGAAGGTTCTGAATTATGGCAAAGAAACTCTGGAGAGGAAAG atCCTCCTACAGTGTCAGTGTTCCAGAATCACTCGTCTTCTCCAGAGGTGGTGTGTCATGCTACAGGTTTCTTCCCCAAAACAGTGATGATCACCTGGCAGAAGGACGGAGAGGACGTGCATGAGGGCGTGGATCTCAGAGACACGTTACCCAACCAGGATGGAAGCTTCCAGAAGAGAAGCGTTCTGACAGTCTCAGCTGAGGATCTGCAGAAACACACCTACACCTGCGTGATTCAGCACAGCAGCTTGGAGAAGGAGATAGTGCTGCCTGTGAGCGAGCGTCGAATCCTGAATCCTG GTGGAGGATCAGATGGAGGATCAGATGGAGGATCAGGTGGAGGATCAGGTGGAGGATCAGATGGAGGATCAGGTGGAGGATCAGGTGGAGCTCCGATTGGTATCATTGTTGGTGTAGTTGTGGCTCTTGTTGCCGTTGTTGCTGGATTTGTggtctggaagaagaagaagaactctg ACTCCACACCCGTTCCAGTCTCAGACAGTGAGATACATCTGAAATGA
- the LOC128599157 gene encoding H-2 class I histocompatibility antigen, Q9 alpha chain isoform X1 produces MLKLLLFLTFSAHLSSADTHTLQYLNTAVTPGVNFTAVGLVDGEQFVYYNINMMRISEWMKKAAADDTDYEQKETQHVKDQQDSLQNIVTTVMKIFNQPKGVHILQRIYGCERDDDGTTRGYNEYGYDGEDFISLNLKTGTWTAAKDEAEIFIKEWDPTGDKAKKSKQFLKTDCIDRIQKVLNYGKETLERKDPPTVSVFQNHSSSPEVVCHATGFFPKTVMITWQKDGEDVHEGVDLRDTLPNQDGSFQKRSVLTVSAEDLQKHTYTCVIQHSSLEKEIVLPVSERRILNPDRRTGGGSDGGSDGGSGGGSGGGSDGGSGGGSGGAPIGIIVGVVVALVAVVAGFVVWKKKKNSDSTPVPVSDSEIHLK; encoded by the exons acacacacactctgcagtaCCTCAACACTGCAGTCACACCAGGAGTAAATTTCACTGCTGTTGGTCTGGTGGATGGAGAGCAGTTTGTGTACTACAACATCAACATGATGAGGATCTCAGAGTGGATGAAGAAGGCAGCAGCTGATGATACAGATTACGAGCAGAAAGAGACACAGCATGTGAAGGATCAACAGGACTCACTCCAAAACATTGTGACTACAGTAATGAAGATCTTTAATCAACCTAAAG gagttcATATACTACAGAGGATATACGGCTGTGAGCGTGATGATGACGGCACCACTAGAGGATACAATGAGTACGGTTATGATGGAGAAGATTTCATCAGTCTGAATCTGAAAACTGGAACCTGGACTGCAGCTAAAGATGAAGCAGAGATCTTCATAAAAGAGTGGGATCCTACAGGAGATAAAGCTAAAAAGTCGAAGCAGTTCCTGAAGACTGACTGTATTGATCGGATACAGAAGGTTCTGAATTATGGCAAAGAAACTCTGGAGAGGAAAG atCCTCCTACAGTGTCAGTGTTCCAGAATCACTCGTCTTCTCCAGAGGTGGTGTGTCATGCTACAGGTTTCTTCCCCAAAACAGTGATGATCACCTGGCAGAAGGACGGAGAGGACGTGCATGAGGGCGTGGATCTCAGAGACACGTTACCCAACCAGGATGGAAGCTTCCAGAAGAGAAGCGTTCTGACAGTCTCAGCTGAGGATCTGCAGAAACACACCTACACCTGCGTGATTCAGCACAGCAGCTTGGAGAAGGAGATAGTGCTGCCTGTGAGCGAGCGTCGAATCCTGAATCCTG ATCGAAGAACAGGTGGAGGATCAGATGGAGGATCAGATGGAGGATCAGGTGGAGGATCAGGTGGAGGATCAGATGGAGGATCAGGTGGAGGATCAGGTGGAGCTCCGATTGGTATCATTGTTGGTGTAGTTGTGGCTCTTGTTGCCGTTGTTGCTGGATTTGTggtctggaagaagaagaagaactctg ACTCCACACCCGTTCCAGTCTCAGACAGTGAGATACATCTGAAATGA
- the LOC128599157 gene encoding H-2 class I histocompatibility antigen, Q9 alpha chain isoform X3 — translation MLKLLLFLTFSAHLSSADTHTLQYLNTAVTPGVNFTAVGLVDGEQFVYYNINMMRISEWMKKAAADDTDYEQKETQHVKDQQDSLQNIVTTVMKIFNQPKGVHILQRIYGCERDDDGTTRGYNEYGYDGEDFISLNLKTGTWTAAKDEAEIFIKEWDPTGDKAKKSKQFLKTDCIDRIQKVLNYGKETLERKDPPTVSVFQNHSSSPEVVCHATGFFPKTVMITWQKDGEDVHEGVDLRDTLPNQDGSFQKRSVLTVSAEDLQKHTYTCVIQHSSLEKEIVLPVSERRILNPGGGSDGGSGGGSGGAPIGIIVGVVVALVAVVAGFVVWKKKKNSDSTPVPVSDSEIHLK, via the exons acacacacactctgcagtaCCTCAACACTGCAGTCACACCAGGAGTAAATTTCACTGCTGTTGGTCTGGTGGATGGAGAGCAGTTTGTGTACTACAACATCAACATGATGAGGATCTCAGAGTGGATGAAGAAGGCAGCAGCTGATGATACAGATTACGAGCAGAAAGAGACACAGCATGTGAAGGATCAACAGGACTCACTCCAAAACATTGTGACTACAGTAATGAAGATCTTTAATCAACCTAAAG gagttcATATACTACAGAGGATATACGGCTGTGAGCGTGATGATGACGGCACCACTAGAGGATACAATGAGTACGGTTATGATGGAGAAGATTTCATCAGTCTGAATCTGAAAACTGGAACCTGGACTGCAGCTAAAGATGAAGCAGAGATCTTCATAAAAGAGTGGGATCCTACAGGAGATAAAGCTAAAAAGTCGAAGCAGTTCCTGAAGACTGACTGTATTGATCGGATACAGAAGGTTCTGAATTATGGCAAAGAAACTCTGGAGAGGAAAG atCCTCCTACAGTGTCAGTGTTCCAGAATCACTCGTCTTCTCCAGAGGTGGTGTGTCATGCTACAGGTTTCTTCCCCAAAACAGTGATGATCACCTGGCAGAAGGACGGAGAGGACGTGCATGAGGGCGTGGATCTCAGAGACACGTTACCCAACCAGGATGGAAGCTTCCAGAAGAGAAGCGTTCTGACAGTCTCAGCTGAGGATCTGCAGAAACACACCTACACCTGCGTGATTCAGCACAGCAGCTTGGAGAAGGAGATAGTGCTGCCTGTGAGCGAGCGTCGAATCCTGAATCCTG GTGGAGGATCAGATGGAGGATCAGGTGGAGGATCAGGTGGAGCTCCGATTGGTATCATTGTTGGTGTAGTTGTGGCTCTTGTTGCCGTTGTTGCTGGATTTGTggtctggaagaagaagaagaactctg ACTCCACACCCGTTCCAGTCTCAGACAGTGAGATACATCTGAAATGA